A section of the Salvelinus sp. IW2-2015 linkage group LG7, ASM291031v2, whole genome shotgun sequence genome encodes:
- the LOC111966227 gene encoding MYND-type zinc finger-containing chromatin reader ZMYND8 isoform X1 produces the protein MHPQSLAEEEVKTESEGVEGMDVSVRSKVSDPGSAERALVAQKRKVSSPTHSSNGHSPSDTSPSPLKKKKKPGAVHSNNKDQSELRHGPFYYVKQPSLTTDPVDVVPQDGRNDFYCWLCHREGQVLCCELCPRVYHAKCLKLPAEPEGDWFCPECEKITVAECIETQSKAMTMLTIDQLSYLLKFALQKMKQPGTEPFWKPVSLEQHPDYAEYIFHAMDLATLEKNMKKKMYGCTEAFLADMKWILHNCIIYNGGNHKLTATAKVVVKICEHEMNEIEVCPECYLSSCQKRDNWFCEPCGHTHPLVWAKLKGFPFWPAKALREKDGQVDARFFGQHDRAWVPINNCYLMSKEIPFSVKKTKSIFNSAMQEMEVYVENIRKKFGVFNYAPFRTPFTPNNQLQMLLDPANPGAGAVKMEKPDKMRFNFDMTASPKMLLGKSSLSSGMGRRISLTDMPRSPMSTNSSVHTGSDVEQDGMERGPRNPPFHYSAGEESMDYTASPGSVKMGHAGSLTGSPKPFSPGLVPKQERAPGTGSILNLNLDRVKAEMDLKELSEAVQQQQQQQQQQQGSSLLTTAPKRPIRSLDKTIESCKAQLGIDGISEDVYKGVEHSDSEDSEKSDSSDSEYLSDEEHRQKSATHDDKDKAERESRKRXKASAQGEDKEAVTETRDKKNSEALLKDRQGINGPERDSQEKPRTPQTQPPTDMPKAPEGRAGAPRTLAGPDQDSDSERELVIDLGDEQGGRDRKARREPGAVVAKAMKEPLGTKLEGKFPAAVTPSPASATLSNLKDPSQPLINPPLNLPSSTGSGQPNTALSTTPSPAPTSAPTLSSAASAVKKQRPLLPKETAQAVQRTVVWNPANKFQTSSQKWHMQKVQRQQQQEEQPSTPTQTQVPVPVQVPTQTQAQTRSPQQLQSQQQLPASSSMRYQTRQAAKAVQQKDGPQTSTSSVTLVTSGASSSSSYLAGDFQIPTASADVAADIAKYTNKMMETIKGTMTEIYNDLSKSTSGNTIAEIRRLRIEIEKLQWLHQQELSEMKHNLELTMAEMRQSLEQERERLVAEVKKQMEVEKQQAVDDTKKKQWCANCRKEAIFYCCWNTSYCDYPCQQAHWPEHMKSCTQSATASQQEPEAESTSDPSAKPPGHSSSAQTPSGTGSAATDKGPSPTCCVDKSKDSASVTVP, from the exons TCAGAGCTAAGACATGGTCCCTTTTACTATGTGAAGCAGCCATCACTCACCACAGACCCTGTTGATGTTGTACCGCAGGACGGCAGGAATGACTTCTACTGTTGGCTGTGCCACCGCGAGGGCCAGGTGCTCTGCTGTGAGCTCTGCCCGAGGGTGTACCATGCCAAGTGCCTCAAACTGCCAGCAGAGCCCGAGGGCGACTGGTTCTGTCCAGAGTGTGAG aaaatcacagtaGCAGAGTGCATAGAGACACAGAGCAAAGCCATGACCATGCTAACGATAGATCAGCTCTCATACCTGCTGAAGTTTGCCCTCCAGAAGATGAAACAGCCAGGG ACTGAGCCCTTCTGGAAGCCTGTGTCTCTGGAGCAGCACCCTGACTATGCCGAGTACATATTCCATGCTATGGACCTCGCAACACTGGAGAAG AATatgaaaaagaaaatgtatggCTGCACGGAAGCCTTCTTGGCTGACATGAAATGGATATTGCACAACTGCATCATCTACAATGGTG GTAATCACAAACTAACAGCAACAGCAAAAGTCGTTGTGAAGATCTGTGAACATGAA ATGAATGAAATCGAGGTCTGTCCAGAGTGCTACCTGTCCTCGTGCCAAAAGAGGGACAACTGGTTTTGCGAGCCATGT GGTCATACCCACCCCCTGGTGTGGGCCAAGCTGAAGGGCTTCCCYTTCTGGCCAGCCAAAGCACTGCGGGAGAAAGACGGACAGGTGGACGCACGCTTCTTCGGACAGCATGACAG GGCGTGGGTTCCCATCAACAACTGCTACCTCATGTCCAAGGAGATTCCCTTCTCTGTGAAGAAGACCAAGAGCATCTTCAACAGTGCCATGCAGGAGATGGAGGTCTACGTGGAGAACATCCGCAAGAAGTTTGGGGTGTTTAACTACGCCCCCTTCCGCACCCCCTTCACGCCCAACAACCAGCTCCAGATGCTGCTGGATCCAGCCAACCCCGGGGCAGGGGCCGTGAAGATGGAGAAACCCGACAAGATGCGCTTCAACTTCGACATGACCGCGTCTCCCAAGATGCTCCTGGGCAAGAGCTCTCTGTCGAGCGGGATGGGGCGGAGGATCTCTCTGACGGACATGCCTCGCTCTCCCATGAGCACCAACTCCTCTGTACACACGGGGTCTGACGTGGAGcaggatgggatggagagagggccCAGGAACCCCCCATTCCACTACAGTGCTGGGGAGGAGTCTATGGACTACACCG CGTCCCCTGGGTCAGTGAAGATGGGCCATGCAGGCAGCTTGACGGGCAGCCCCAAGCCATTCTCCCCTGGTCTGGTGCCCAAGCAGGAGAGGGCCCCGGGCACAGGCAGCATCCTCAATCTCAACCTGG ATCGTGTGAAGGCTGAGATGGACCTGAAGGAGCTCAGTGAGGCagtacagcagcagcagcagcaacaacaacaacaacaggggtCATCACTCCTCACCACCGCCCCCAAGAGACCAATCAGGAGCCTGGACAAGACCATCGAGAGCTGCAAGGCCCAACTCG GCATTGATGGGATCTCTGAGGACGTGTATAAGGGCGTGGAACACAGTGACTCAGAGGATTCCGAAAAGTCTGACTCCAGCGACAGCGAGTACCTTAGYGATGAGGAGCACAGACAGAAGAGCGCCACCCATGACGACAAGGACAAAGCAGAGAGGGAGTCAAGGAAGAGGCMCAAGGCGAGCGCACAGGGAGAGGACAAGGAAGCAGTCACAGAGACCAGGGATAAAAAAAACTCTGAAGCCCTGCTCAAAGACAGACAGGGCATCAATGGCCCAGAGAGAGACTCCCAGGAGAAGCCTAGGACGCCCCAGACTCAGCCCCCCACAGACATGCCCAAGGCCCCAGAGGGGAGGGCAGGCGCACCCCGGACCCTTGCTGGCCCAGACCAGGACTCCGACTCGGAGAGGGAGCTGGTTATTGACCTGGGGGATGAACAGGGGGGTCGCGACCGTAAGGCCAGGAGGGAGCCAGGGGCTGTAGTCGCTAAGGCCATGAAGGAGCCCCTTGGCACCAAGCTGGAAG GAAAATTCCCTGCCGCGGTGACACCCTCTCCAGCCTCTGCCACTTTGTCCAACCTCAAAGACCCCAGTCAGCCACTCATCAACCCTCCACTCAACCTGCCCTCCAGCACAGGCTCTGGTCAGCCCAACACGGCCCTCAGCACCACCCCCTCTCCAGCCCCCACCTCtgcccccaccctctcctccGCCGCCTCGGCAGTGAAGAAACAGCGCCCTCTGCTGCCCAAAGAGACGGCTCAGGCAGTGCAGCGTACGGTGGTGTGGAACCCGGCCAACAAGTTCCAGACGTCGTCCCAGAAGTGGCACATGCAGAAGgtgcagcggcagcagcagcaggaggagcagcCGTCTACgccaacacaaacacaggttCCTGTTCCGGTCCAGGTGCCGACGCAGACCCAGGCACAGACACGCAGCCCACAGCAGCTCCAGTCACAGCAGCAGTTGCCGGCATCTTCCAGTATGCGCTACCAGACCAGACAAGCAGCAAAAG CCGTGCAACAGAAAGATGGTCCCCAGACCTCCACCTCATCAGTCACCTTGGTCACCTCTGGTGCCTCCTCCTCCTCRTCTTACCTGGCAGGAGACTTTCAGATCCCCACAGCTTCAGCAGATGTGGCAGCTGACATAGCAAAGTACACCAACAAA ATGATGGAAACGATAAAAGGAACGATGACAGAAATCTACAACGACCTTTCCAAAAGCACTTCAGGAAACACAATCGCAGAG ATCCGGCGGCTGAGGATAGAGATTGAGAAACTTCAGTGGCTACATCAGCAAGAGCTTTCAGAGATGAAGCACAATCTTG AACTGACTATGGCGGAGATGAGACAGAGtctggagcaggagagggagcGCCTGGTGGCGGAGGTGAAGAAGCAGATGGAGGTGGAGAAACAGCAGGCGGTGGATGACACCAAGAAAAAGCAGTGGTGTGCCAACTGCAGGAAGGAGGCCATATTCTACTGCTGCTGGAACACCAGCTACTGTGACTACCCCTGCCAGCAAGCCCACTGGCCAGAACACATGAAGTCCTGCACACAGTCAG CAACAGCTTCTCAGCAGGAACCAGAGGCGGAGTCTACCTCTGACCCTTCAGCCAAACCACCAGGTCACTCCTCCAGTGCCCAGACCCCTTCTGGTACAGGATCTGCTGCCACAGACAAAGGCCCCTCTCCTACCTGCTGTGTGGACAAGAGCAAGGACAGTGCCAGTGTTACTGTGCCCTAA
- the LOC111966227 gene encoding MYND-type zinc finger-containing chromatin reader ZMYND8 isoform X3 encodes MDVSVRSKVSDPGSAERALVAQKRKVSSPTHSSNGHSPSDTSPSPLKKKKKPGAVHSNNKDQSELRHGPFYYVKQPSLTTDPVDVVPQDGRNDFYCWLCHREGQVLCCELCPRVYHAKCLKLPAEPEGDWFCPECEKITVAECIETQSKAMTMLTIDQLSYLLKFALQKMKQPGTEPFWKPVSLEQHPDYAEYIFHAMDLATLEKNMKKKMYGCTEAFLADMKWILHNCIIYNGGNHKLTATAKVVVKICEHEMNEIEVCPECYLSSCQKRDNWFCEPCGHTHPLVWAKLKGFPFWPAKALREKDGQVDARFFGQHDRAWVPINNCYLMSKEIPFSVKKTKSIFNSAMQEMEVYVENIRKKFGVFNYAPFRTPFTPNNQLQMLLDPANPGAGAVKMEKPDKMRFNFDMTASPKMLLGKSSLSSGMGRRISLTDMPRSPMSTNSSVHTGSDVEQDGMERGPRNPPFHYSAGEESMDYTASPGSVKMGHAGSLTGSPKPFSPGLVPKQERAPGTGSILNLNLDRVKAEMDLKELSEAVQQQQQQQQQQQGSSLLTTAPKRPIRSLDKTIESCKAQLGIDGISEDVYKGVEHSDSEDSEKSDSSDSEYLSDEEHRQKSATHDDKDKAERESRKRXKASAQGEDKEAVTETRDKKNSEALLKDRQGINGPERDSQEKPRTPQTQPPTDMPKAPEGRAGAPRTLAGPDQDSDSERELVIDLGDEQGGRDRKARREPGAVVAKAMKEPLGTKLEGKFPAAVTPSPASATLSNLKDPSQPLINPPLNLPSSTGSGQPNTALSTTPSPAPTSAPTLSSAASAVKKQRPLLPKETAQAVQRTVVWNPANKFQTSSQKWHMQKVQRQQQQEEQPSTPTQTQVPVPVQVPTQTQAQTRSPQQLQSQQQLPASSSMRYQTRQAAKAVQQKDGPQTSTSSVTLVTSGASSSSSYLAGDFQIPTASADVAADIAKYTNKMMETIKGTMTEIYNDLSKSTSGNTIAEIRRLRIEIEKLQWLHQQELSEMKHNLELTMAEMRQSLEQERERLVAEVKKQMEVEKQQAVDDTKKKQWCANCRKEAIFYCCWNTSYCDYPCQQAHWPEHMKSCTQSATASQQEPEAESTSDPSAKPPGHSSSAQTPSGTGSAATDKGPSPTCCVDKSKDSASVTVP; translated from the exons TCAGAGCTAAGACATGGTCCCTTTTACTATGTGAAGCAGCCATCACTCACCACAGACCCTGTTGATGTTGTACCGCAGGACGGCAGGAATGACTTCTACTGTTGGCTGTGCCACCGCGAGGGCCAGGTGCTCTGCTGTGAGCTCTGCCCGAGGGTGTACCATGCCAAGTGCCTCAAACTGCCAGCAGAGCCCGAGGGCGACTGGTTCTGTCCAGAGTGTGAG aaaatcacagtaGCAGAGTGCATAGAGACACAGAGCAAAGCCATGACCATGCTAACGATAGATCAGCTCTCATACCTGCTGAAGTTTGCCCTCCAGAAGATGAAACAGCCAGGG ACTGAGCCCTTCTGGAAGCCTGTGTCTCTGGAGCAGCACCCTGACTATGCCGAGTACATATTCCATGCTATGGACCTCGCAACACTGGAGAAG AATatgaaaaagaaaatgtatggCTGCACGGAAGCCTTCTTGGCTGACATGAAATGGATATTGCACAACTGCATCATCTACAATGGTG GTAATCACAAACTAACAGCAACAGCAAAAGTCGTTGTGAAGATCTGTGAACATGAA ATGAATGAAATCGAGGTCTGTCCAGAGTGCTACCTGTCCTCGTGCCAAAAGAGGGACAACTGGTTTTGCGAGCCATGT GGTCATACCCACCCCCTGGTGTGGGCCAAGCTGAAGGGCTTCCCYTTCTGGCCAGCCAAAGCACTGCGGGAGAAAGACGGACAGGTGGACGCACGCTTCTTCGGACAGCATGACAG GGCGTGGGTTCCCATCAACAACTGCTACCTCATGTCCAAGGAGATTCCCTTCTCTGTGAAGAAGACCAAGAGCATCTTCAACAGTGCCATGCAGGAGATGGAGGTCTACGTGGAGAACATCCGCAAGAAGTTTGGGGTGTTTAACTACGCCCCCTTCCGCACCCCCTTCACGCCCAACAACCAGCTCCAGATGCTGCTGGATCCAGCCAACCCCGGGGCAGGGGCCGTGAAGATGGAGAAACCCGACAAGATGCGCTTCAACTTCGACATGACCGCGTCTCCCAAGATGCTCCTGGGCAAGAGCTCTCTGTCGAGCGGGATGGGGCGGAGGATCTCTCTGACGGACATGCCTCGCTCTCCCATGAGCACCAACTCCTCTGTACACACGGGGTCTGACGTGGAGcaggatgggatggagagagggccCAGGAACCCCCCATTCCACTACAGTGCTGGGGAGGAGTCTATGGACTACACCG CGTCCCCTGGGTCAGTGAAGATGGGCCATGCAGGCAGCTTGACGGGCAGCCCCAAGCCATTCTCCCCTGGTCTGGTGCCCAAGCAGGAGAGGGCCCCGGGCACAGGCAGCATCCTCAATCTCAACCTGG ATCGTGTGAAGGCTGAGATGGACCTGAAGGAGCTCAGTGAGGCagtacagcagcagcagcagcaacaacaacaacaacaggggtCATCACTCCTCACCACCGCCCCCAAGAGACCAATCAGGAGCCTGGACAAGACCATCGAGAGCTGCAAGGCCCAACTCG GCATTGATGGGATCTCTGAGGACGTGTATAAGGGCGTGGAACACAGTGACTCAGAGGATTCCGAAAAGTCTGACTCCAGCGACAGCGAGTACCTTAGYGATGAGGAGCACAGACAGAAGAGCGCCACCCATGACGACAAGGACAAAGCAGAGAGGGAGTCAAGGAAGAGGCMCAAGGCGAGCGCACAGGGAGAGGACAAGGAAGCAGTCACAGAGACCAGGGATAAAAAAAACTCTGAAGCCCTGCTCAAAGACAGACAGGGCATCAATGGCCCAGAGAGAGACTCCCAGGAGAAGCCTAGGACGCCCCAGACTCAGCCCCCCACAGACATGCCCAAGGCCCCAGAGGGGAGGGCAGGCGCACCCCGGACCCTTGCTGGCCCAGACCAGGACTCCGACTCGGAGAGGGAGCTGGTTATTGACCTGGGGGATGAACAGGGGGGTCGCGACCGTAAGGCCAGGAGGGAGCCAGGGGCTGTAGTCGCTAAGGCCATGAAGGAGCCCCTTGGCACCAAGCTGGAAG GAAAATTCCCTGCCGCGGTGACACCCTCTCCAGCCTCTGCCACTTTGTCCAACCTCAAAGACCCCAGTCAGCCACTCATCAACCCTCCACTCAACCTGCCCTCCAGCACAGGCTCTGGTCAGCCCAACACGGCCCTCAGCACCACCCCCTCTCCAGCCCCCACCTCtgcccccaccctctcctccGCCGCCTCGGCAGTGAAGAAACAGCGCCCTCTGCTGCCCAAAGAGACGGCTCAGGCAGTGCAGCGTACGGTGGTGTGGAACCCGGCCAACAAGTTCCAGACGTCGTCCCAGAAGTGGCACATGCAGAAGgtgcagcggcagcagcagcaggaggagcagcCGTCTACgccaacacaaacacaggttCCTGTTCCGGTCCAGGTGCCGACGCAGACCCAGGCACAGACACGCAGCCCACAGCAGCTCCAGTCACAGCAGCAGTTGCCGGCATCTTCCAGTATGCGCTACCAGACCAGACAAGCAGCAAAAG CCGTGCAACAGAAAGATGGTCCCCAGACCTCCACCTCATCAGTCACCTTGGTCACCTCTGGTGCCTCCTCCTCCTCRTCTTACCTGGCAGGAGACTTTCAGATCCCCACAGCTTCAGCAGATGTGGCAGCTGACATAGCAAAGTACACCAACAAA ATGATGGAAACGATAAAAGGAACGATGACAGAAATCTACAACGACCTTTCCAAAAGCACTTCAGGAAACACAATCGCAGAG ATCCGGCGGCTGAGGATAGAGATTGAGAAACTTCAGTGGCTACATCAGCAAGAGCTTTCAGAGATGAAGCACAATCTTG AACTGACTATGGCGGAGATGAGACAGAGtctggagcaggagagggagcGCCTGGTGGCGGAGGTGAAGAAGCAGATGGAGGTGGAGAAACAGCAGGCGGTGGATGACACCAAGAAAAAGCAGTGGTGTGCCAACTGCAGGAAGGAGGCCATATTCTACTGCTGCTGGAACACCAGCTACTGTGACTACCCCTGCCAGCAAGCCCACTGGCCAGAACACATGAAGTCCTGCACACAGTCAG CAACAGCTTCTCAGCAGGAACCAGAGGCGGAGTCTACCTCTGACCCTTCAGCCAAACCACCAGGTCACTCCTCCAGTGCCCAGACCCCTTCTGGTACAGGATCTGCTGCCACAGACAAAGGCCCCTCTCCTACCTGCTGTGTGGACAAGAGCAAGGACAGTGCCAGTGTTACTGTGCCCTAA
- the LOC111966227 gene encoding MYND-type zinc finger-containing chromatin reader ZMYND8 isoform X2, with protein sequence MISLAEEEVKTESEGVEGMDVSVRSKVSDPGSAERALVAQKRKVSSPTHSSNGHSPSDTSPSPLKKKKKPGAVHSNNKDQSELRHGPFYYVKQPSLTTDPVDVVPQDGRNDFYCWLCHREGQVLCCELCPRVYHAKCLKLPAEPEGDWFCPECEKITVAECIETQSKAMTMLTIDQLSYLLKFALQKMKQPGTEPFWKPVSLEQHPDYAEYIFHAMDLATLEKNMKKKMYGCTEAFLADMKWILHNCIIYNGGNHKLTATAKVVVKICEHEMNEIEVCPECYLSSCQKRDNWFCEPCGHTHPLVWAKLKGFPFWPAKALREKDGQVDARFFGQHDRAWVPINNCYLMSKEIPFSVKKTKSIFNSAMQEMEVYVENIRKKFGVFNYAPFRTPFTPNNQLQMLLDPANPGAGAVKMEKPDKMRFNFDMTASPKMLLGKSSLSSGMGRRISLTDMPRSPMSTNSSVHTGSDVEQDGMERGPRNPPFHYSAGEESMDYTASPGSVKMGHAGSLTGSPKPFSPGLVPKQERAPGTGSILNLNLDRVKAEMDLKELSEAVQQQQQQQQQQQGSSLLTTAPKRPIRSLDKTIESCKAQLGIDGISEDVYKGVEHSDSEDSEKSDSSDSEYLSDEEHRQKSATHDDKDKAERESRKRXKASAQGEDKEAVTETRDKKNSEALLKDRQGINGPERDSQEKPRTPQTQPPTDMPKAPEGRAGAPRTLAGPDQDSDSERELVIDLGDEQGGRDRKARREPGAVVAKAMKEPLGTKLEGKFPAAVTPSPASATLSNLKDPSQPLINPPLNLPSSTGSGQPNTALSTTPSPAPTSAPTLSSAASAVKKQRPLLPKETAQAVQRTVVWNPANKFQTSSQKWHMQKVQRQQQQEEQPSTPTQTQVPVPVQVPTQTQAQTRSPQQLQSQQQLPASSSMRYQTRQAAKAVQQKDGPQTSTSSVTLVTSGASSSSSYLAGDFQIPTASADVAADIAKYTNKMMETIKGTMTEIYNDLSKSTSGNTIAEIRRLRIEIEKLQWLHQQELSEMKHNLELTMAEMRQSLEQERERLVAEVKKQMEVEKQQAVDDTKKKQWCANCRKEAIFYCCWNTSYCDYPCQQAHWPEHMKSCTQSATASQQEPEAESTSDPSAKPPGHSSSAQTPSGTGSAATDKGPSPTCCVDKSKDSASVTVP encoded by the exons TCAGAGCTAAGACATGGTCCCTTTTACTATGTGAAGCAGCCATCACTCACCACAGACCCTGTTGATGTTGTACCGCAGGACGGCAGGAATGACTTCTACTGTTGGCTGTGCCACCGCGAGGGCCAGGTGCTCTGCTGTGAGCTCTGCCCGAGGGTGTACCATGCCAAGTGCCTCAAACTGCCAGCAGAGCCCGAGGGCGACTGGTTCTGTCCAGAGTGTGAG aaaatcacagtaGCAGAGTGCATAGAGACACAGAGCAAAGCCATGACCATGCTAACGATAGATCAGCTCTCATACCTGCTGAAGTTTGCCCTCCAGAAGATGAAACAGCCAGGG ACTGAGCCCTTCTGGAAGCCTGTGTCTCTGGAGCAGCACCCTGACTATGCCGAGTACATATTCCATGCTATGGACCTCGCAACACTGGAGAAG AATatgaaaaagaaaatgtatggCTGCACGGAAGCCTTCTTGGCTGACATGAAATGGATATTGCACAACTGCATCATCTACAATGGTG GTAATCACAAACTAACAGCAACAGCAAAAGTCGTTGTGAAGATCTGTGAACATGAA ATGAATGAAATCGAGGTCTGTCCAGAGTGCTACCTGTCCTCGTGCCAAAAGAGGGACAACTGGTTTTGCGAGCCATGT GGTCATACCCACCCCCTGGTGTGGGCCAAGCTGAAGGGCTTCCCYTTCTGGCCAGCCAAAGCACTGCGGGAGAAAGACGGACAGGTGGACGCACGCTTCTTCGGACAGCATGACAG GGCGTGGGTTCCCATCAACAACTGCTACCTCATGTCCAAGGAGATTCCCTTCTCTGTGAAGAAGACCAAGAGCATCTTCAACAGTGCCATGCAGGAGATGGAGGTCTACGTGGAGAACATCCGCAAGAAGTTTGGGGTGTTTAACTACGCCCCCTTCCGCACCCCCTTCACGCCCAACAACCAGCTCCAGATGCTGCTGGATCCAGCCAACCCCGGGGCAGGGGCCGTGAAGATGGAGAAACCCGACAAGATGCGCTTCAACTTCGACATGACCGCGTCTCCCAAGATGCTCCTGGGCAAGAGCTCTCTGTCGAGCGGGATGGGGCGGAGGATCTCTCTGACGGACATGCCTCGCTCTCCCATGAGCACCAACTCCTCTGTACACACGGGGTCTGACGTGGAGcaggatgggatggagagagggccCAGGAACCCCCCATTCCACTACAGTGCTGGGGAGGAGTCTATGGACTACACCG CGTCCCCTGGGTCAGTGAAGATGGGCCATGCAGGCAGCTTGACGGGCAGCCCCAAGCCATTCTCCCCTGGTCTGGTGCCCAAGCAGGAGAGGGCCCCGGGCACAGGCAGCATCCTCAATCTCAACCTGG ATCGTGTGAAGGCTGAGATGGACCTGAAGGAGCTCAGTGAGGCagtacagcagcagcagcagcaacaacaacaacaacaggggtCATCACTCCTCACCACCGCCCCCAAGAGACCAATCAGGAGCCTGGACAAGACCATCGAGAGCTGCAAGGCCCAACTCG GCATTGATGGGATCTCTGAGGACGTGTATAAGGGCGTGGAACACAGTGACTCAGAGGATTCCGAAAAGTCTGACTCCAGCGACAGCGAGTACCTTAGYGATGAGGAGCACAGACAGAAGAGCGCCACCCATGACGACAAGGACAAAGCAGAGAGGGAGTCAAGGAAGAGGCMCAAGGCGAGCGCACAGGGAGAGGACAAGGAAGCAGTCACAGAGACCAGGGATAAAAAAAACTCTGAAGCCCTGCTCAAAGACAGACAGGGCATCAATGGCCCAGAGAGAGACTCCCAGGAGAAGCCTAGGACGCCCCAGACTCAGCCCCCCACAGACATGCCCAAGGCCCCAGAGGGGAGGGCAGGCGCACCCCGGACCCTTGCTGGCCCAGACCAGGACTCCGACTCGGAGAGGGAGCTGGTTATTGACCTGGGGGATGAACAGGGGGGTCGCGACCGTAAGGCCAGGAGGGAGCCAGGGGCTGTAGTCGCTAAGGCCATGAAGGAGCCCCTTGGCACCAAGCTGGAAG GAAAATTCCCTGCCGCGGTGACACCCTCTCCAGCCTCTGCCACTTTGTCCAACCTCAAAGACCCCAGTCAGCCACTCATCAACCCTCCACTCAACCTGCCCTCCAGCACAGGCTCTGGTCAGCCCAACACGGCCCTCAGCACCACCCCCTCTCCAGCCCCCACCTCtgcccccaccctctcctccGCCGCCTCGGCAGTGAAGAAACAGCGCCCTCTGCTGCCCAAAGAGACGGCTCAGGCAGTGCAGCGTACGGTGGTGTGGAACCCGGCCAACAAGTTCCAGACGTCGTCCCAGAAGTGGCACATGCAGAAGgtgcagcggcagcagcagcaggaggagcagcCGTCTACgccaacacaaacacaggttCCTGTTCCGGTCCAGGTGCCGACGCAGACCCAGGCACAGACACGCAGCCCACAGCAGCTCCAGTCACAGCAGCAGTTGCCGGCATCTTCCAGTATGCGCTACCAGACCAGACAAGCAGCAAAAG CCGTGCAACAGAAAGATGGTCCCCAGACCTCCACCTCATCAGTCACCTTGGTCACCTCTGGTGCCTCCTCCTCCTCRTCTTACCTGGCAGGAGACTTTCAGATCCCCACAGCTTCAGCAGATGTGGCAGCTGACATAGCAAAGTACACCAACAAA ATGATGGAAACGATAAAAGGAACGATGACAGAAATCTACAACGACCTTTCCAAAAGCACTTCAGGAAACACAATCGCAGAG ATCCGGCGGCTGAGGATAGAGATTGAGAAACTTCAGTGGCTACATCAGCAAGAGCTTTCAGAGATGAAGCACAATCTTG AACTGACTATGGCGGAGATGAGACAGAGtctggagcaggagagggagcGCCTGGTGGCGGAGGTGAAGAAGCAGATGGAGGTGGAGAAACAGCAGGCGGTGGATGACACCAAGAAAAAGCAGTGGTGTGCCAACTGCAGGAAGGAGGCCATATTCTACTGCTGCTGGAACACCAGCTACTGTGACTACCCCTGCCAGCAAGCCCACTGGCCAGAACACATGAAGTCCTGCACACAGTCAG CAACAGCTTCTCAGCAGGAACCAGAGGCGGAGTCTACCTCTGACCCTTCAGCCAAACCACCAGGTCACTCCTCCAGTGCCCAGACCCCTTCTGGTACAGGATCTGCTGCCACAGACAAAGGCCCCTCTCCTACCTGCTGTGTGGACAAGAGCAAGGACAGTGCCAGTGTTACTGTGCCCTAA